A DNA window from Mya arenaria isolate MELC-2E11 chromosome 17, ASM2691426v1 contains the following coding sequences:
- the LOC128224728 gene encoding uncharacterized protein LOC128224728, with translation MLTQVAGSAQSMRSAERTKRCIRITAWATRILAFLSIVFCIVAFVTTGGLQFGICMIITAILSVMSPLNFSCCCYSDCSRNTKPEKVIGHCSVYVWMFISNMFYIILFGNSWYFWSTSREIYVDYRDENYYDEYSSQYRSNYSDSYPNHNIALLDTLFAFTLIITFFLSMLNLYSFCLVYKYGCCFMREVERYDSEQGVETAVVMNQQITTVGGGLPVNGLMFTNAAVGGQQPFTSPGSQYPQYQPNTSGPYCMYSPPQQAIGVTSDSVGVTFTSTMATTSGKPVSPPPYAEANLNVKQLL, from the exons ATGCTTACTCAAG TTGCAGGAAGTGCACAGAGCATGAGATCCGCTGAACGTACCAAGAGATGTATCCGTATCACAGCATGGGCCACACGAATTCTAGCTTTCCTCAGCATCGTGTTTTGTATTGTGGCGTTTGTGACAACAGGAGGATTGCAGTTTGGAATTTGCATGATAATCACAGCTATCCTT AGTGTTATGAGCCCGTTAAACTTCAGTTGTTGCTGCTACTCGGATTGTTCAAGAAACACAAAGCCTGAGAAA GTAATTGGACATTGCAGTGTCTATGTTTGGATGTTCATAAGCAACATGTTCTACATTATACTATTTGGTAATAGCTGGTACTTTTGGTCAACCTCAAGAGAAATCTACGTTGATTACAGGGATGAAAATTATTATGACGAATATTCATCACAATATCGCTCAAACTACTCCGATTCCTACCCGAACCACAACATAGCTTTACTGGACACACTATTTGCATTTACGCTGATCATCACGTTCTTCCTTTCGATGTTGAACCTTTACTCGTTTTGTCTAGTCTACAAGTACGGTTGTTGCTTCATGAGGGAAGTCGAAAGGTATGACTCTGAGCAAGGGGTTGAGACGGCAGTCGTGATGAATCAACAGATAACTACTGTTGGAGGAGGTCTTCCGGTTAAC GGTTTGATGTTCACAAATGCTGCAGTAGGTGGTCAGCAACCGTTTACCAGCCCTGGATCACAGTACCCTCAATACCAGCCGAACACTTCCGGACCGTATTGCATGTATTCCCCTCCCCAGCAAGCTATTGGTGTTACAAGTGACTCGGTGGGTGTGACCTTTACATCGACAATGGCGACAACGAGTGGAAAGCCTGTCAGCCCTCCGCCATACGCTGAAGCCAATTTGAATGTTAAACAATTGCTCTGA
- the LOC128224752 gene encoding uncharacterized protein LOC128224752 isoform X2: protein MLAQIAGSAQNTRSTIRTKIWIRITSWATRILALLSIVFCIVAFSEVEEPMLGVFLIFTAIISILSPLNFSCCCYSDCSRNTKVEKAIGHCGVYVWMFMSNMCYVIMFGYSWLVREESRKRYYDYGDDMYYDTHSSQYRSRSSYSNTKDKLPVFDTLFAFTLIITSFLTMCNLYSFCLVYKYGCCFMNKVDRDRSQQRVGMADLINPHISTNGGGLPVNFGNATVDTQQTTLNSSKLMQLPQYQPYTTGPYDMSAPPHQASGVTTDSMGSSIPSSMEAMSGQSVSPPPYTEANPNVK from the exons TTGCCGGAAGTGCACAGAACACAAGATCAACTATACGTACCAAGATATGGATCCGTATCACCTCATGGGCCACAAGAATACTAGCTCTCCTCAGCATTGTGTTTTGTATCGTGGCTTTTAGTGAAGTGGAGGAACCTATGCTTGGTGTATTCTTGATCTTCACAGCAATCATT AGTATCCTGAGCCCGTTAAACTTCAGTTGTTGCTGCTACTCGGATTGTTCAAGGAACACAAAAGTTGAGAAA GCAATTGGACATTGTGGTGTCTATGTGTGGATGTTCATGAGCAACATGTGCTACGTCATTATGTTTGGGTACAGCTGGCTCGTTCGGGAAGAATCAAGAAAAAGATACTATGACTACGGAGATGACATGTATTACGATACACATTCATCCCAATATCGCTCTCGCTCCTCCTACTCCAACACGAAAGATAAGCTGCCTGTATTCGACACACTATTTGCATTTACGCTGATCATCACGTCCTTCCTGACGATGTGCAACCTTTACTCGTTTTGTCTAGTTTACAAGTACGGTTGTTGCTTCATGAATAAAGTTGATAGGGATCGCTCTCAGCAAAGAGTTGGAATGGCAGACTTGATAAATCCACATATATCTACAAACGGAGGCGGTCTTCCGGTTAAC TTCGGCAATGCTACAGTGGATACTCAGCAAACGACGTTAAACAGCAGCAAACTGATGCAGCTCCCCCAATACCAACCGTACACTACTGGTCCTTATGACATGTCTGCACCTCCCCATCAAGCTAGTGGTGTTACAACTGACTCGATGGGTTCGTCTATTCCATCATCTATGGAGGCAATGAGTGGACAGTCAGTCAGCCCTCCACCATACACTGAAGCCAATCCCAATGTGAAATAG
- the LOC128224752 gene encoding uncharacterized protein LOC128224752 isoform X1, which produces MLAQIAGSAQNTRSTIRTKIWIRITSWATRILALLSIVFCIVAFSEVEEPMLGVFLIFTAIISILSPLNFSCCCYSDCSRNTKVEKAIGHCGVYVWMFMSNMCYVIMFGYSWLVREESRKRYYDYGDDMYYDTHSSQYRSRSSYSNTKDKLPVFDTLFAFTLIITSFLTMCNLYSFCLVYKYGCCFMNKVDRDRSQQRVGMADLINPHISTNGGGLPVNGFQFGNATVDTQQTTLNSSKLMQLPQYQPYTTGPYDMSAPPHQASGVTTDSMGSSIPSSMEAMSGQSVSPPPYTEANPNVK; this is translated from the exons TTGCCGGAAGTGCACAGAACACAAGATCAACTATACGTACCAAGATATGGATCCGTATCACCTCATGGGCCACAAGAATACTAGCTCTCCTCAGCATTGTGTTTTGTATCGTGGCTTTTAGTGAAGTGGAGGAACCTATGCTTGGTGTATTCTTGATCTTCACAGCAATCATT AGTATCCTGAGCCCGTTAAACTTCAGTTGTTGCTGCTACTCGGATTGTTCAAGGAACACAAAAGTTGAGAAA GCAATTGGACATTGTGGTGTCTATGTGTGGATGTTCATGAGCAACATGTGCTACGTCATTATGTTTGGGTACAGCTGGCTCGTTCGGGAAGAATCAAGAAAAAGATACTATGACTACGGAGATGACATGTATTACGATACACATTCATCCCAATATCGCTCTCGCTCCTCCTACTCCAACACGAAAGATAAGCTGCCTGTATTCGACACACTATTTGCATTTACGCTGATCATCACGTCCTTCCTGACGATGTGCAACCTTTACTCGTTTTGTCTAGTTTACAAGTACGGTTGTTGCTTCATGAATAAAGTTGATAGGGATCGCTCTCAGCAAAGAGTTGGAATGGCAGACTTGATAAATCCACATATATCTACAAACGGAGGCGGTCTTCCGGTTAAC GGTTTTCAGTTCGGCAATGCTACAGTGGATACTCAGCAAACGACGTTAAACAGCAGCAAACTGATGCAGCTCCCCCAATACCAACCGTACACTACTGGTCCTTATGACATGTCTGCACCTCCCCATCAAGCTAGTGGTGTTACAACTGACTCGATGGGTTCGTCTATTCCATCATCTATGGAGGCAATGAGTGGACAGTCAGTCAGCCCTCCACCATACACTGAAGCCAATCCCAATGTGAAATAG